GAACCCGGTGGTGACCCCCTCGATCATGTTCGCCACGAGGGTCCGGGTCAACCCGTGCAGCGAGCGGTGCTCGGGGCTGTCGGACGGGCGCTCCACCAGGATCTGGTCGCCGTCGCGGCGGACCTCGATCGCGGAGTTGAGCGTGCGGGCGAGCTCGCCCTTGGGGCCCTTGACCCGGATGGTGGCGCCGTCGAGAGCGACGTCCACCCCGGCGGGGACTGTGATCGGCCTTCTTCCAATACGCGACATCGTTTCCTCGCTCTCCTTACCAGACGATGGCGAGGAGCTCGCCGCCTACCTTGGCGGCCCGCGCCTCACTGTCGGTCATGACGCCGCGCGAGGTGGAAAGCACGGCCATGCCCAGGCCGTTGCGCACCCGCGGGATCTCCTGCACGCCGACGTACTTGCGCAGCCCGGGCTTGGACACCCGGCGCAGCTCGCGGATCACCGGCTTGTCCTGGTAGTACTTCAGGTACAGGCGCAGGACCTGGCGCTTGCCGTCGTCCAGAAGCTTGAAGTCGTGGACGTAGTGGTTGTCCTTGAGAAGGCGAGCGAGCTCGATCTTCAGCTTGGAAACCGGGATGTCGACTCGGCGGTGCCGCGCGAGATGGGCGTTGCGGATGCGCGTGAGCATGTCCGCAATCGGATCCGTCACCATGAAGCTCCTCTCCTATAGTATCCGGCGGGACGCCGGACTCGTAGGAAGTGAATGGAAATGTGGGGCGCGGTCCGGGAGGGGTGTCCCTCCGGGCGCTGCGCCCTGTCGGCCGGCTGTTGCCGGGTCCTACCAGCTCGCCTTGCGAACCCCGGGGATCTCCCCGCGGAGCGCCATCTCACGGAAGCAGATCCGGCAGAGCCCGAACTTGCGCAGGAACGCGCGGGGCCGGCCGCAGCGGTTGCAGCGGTTGTACGCGCGTACACCGAACTTGGGCTTCCGGTTCGCCTTCTCGATCAGGGCCTTGCGTGCCATGATGTATCGCCTTTGAAAGTTACGCCTCGACCAGGACCGGAGAGGCACCCCGGAACGGCATGCCCATCTCCCGCAGGAGCGCCACGGCCTCGTCGTCCCTGTCGGTGGACGTCACGATCGTGATGTCCATCCCGTGGATCCGCTCGACCTTGTCGTACTCGATCTCCGGGAAGATCAGCTGCTCCTTCACGCCCATCGTGTAGTTCCCGCGCCCGTCGAAGGAGCGGGTGGATACGCCGCGGAAGTCGCGGATGCGCGGCATCGCCACGTTGATCAGGCGGTCGAGGAACTCGTACATCCGCTCGCGGCGGAGCGTGACCGAGGCGCCGACCGGCTGGTTCTCGCGCAGGCTGAAGTTGGAGATCGCCTTCTTGGCGCGGGTGACCACGGCCTTCTGGCCGGTGATCAGCCCCAGCTCGGCCACGACGGCGTCGAGGAGCTTGGGGTTCTTGTTGGCCTCGCCCATCCCGACGTTGATGACGACCTTCTCCAGCCGGGGCACCTGCATGGGGGTCTTGAACCCGAACTCGCTCTGCAGCCGGCCGCGGACCTGCTCCTCGTAGTAGCGCTGCAGGCGCGGCTTCGCCCTGCTTCCGTTCTCATTGGCCATTCTTCATCTCCTCGCGTTCCGTATCCCGCCGCGGCCTCGTGCCCGGGGGGGCGGTCTCGCCGTGTACGACGCGGGCGCCGCAGCGGCGCCCGCGGGCCTGCTCACGCCTTGGGGATCACCTTGCCGGAGCGGACGCCGACGCGGTCCTTGCTCCCGTCCCCGTTCACCTGCGCGCGGACCCGGGTCGGCTCGCCGGTGCCGGGATCGACCAGCATCACGTTGGACGCGTGCACCGGCGCCTCGAACTGCACGATGCCGCCCTCGGGGTTGGTCTGCGACGGGCGCATGTGGCGCTTGCGCAGGTTCGCCCCCTGGACGACGACGCGGTTCTTGTCCGGCTCGACGCGAAGGACGGTGCCCTCGTGCCCCTTGTAGTTGCCGCTGATGACCTTCACCCGGTCGCCCTTGCGGATCTTCATCTTCGCCATCAGAGCACCTCCGGGGCGAGCGAGACGATCTTCATGAAGCGCTTCTCGCGGAGCTCACGCCCCACCGGCCCGAAGATGCGGGTGGCGCGGGGCTCGCCCTCGTTGTTGATGATGACGGCGGCGTTCTCGTCGAAGCGGATGTACGACCCGTCCTTGCGCCGCATCTCCTTGGTGGTGCGGACCACCACCGCCTTGGCGACGTCGCCCTTCTTGACGGTCCCGTCCGGAAGCGCGTCCTTCACCGCCACGACGACGATGTCGCCGATGCGGGCGTAGCGCCGCTTGCTGCCGCCGAGGACCCGGATCACCAGCGCCCGCTTCGCGCCGCTGTTGTCCGCGATCCTGACGATCGATTCTTGCTGGATCATGTCTTCCCCTCAGGATTCGGAACGCCTGCGGGGAGGAGCCGGGCCGTGCGGCCCTCCCCTCCCCCGGCGGCTGTTATCTGGCGCGCTCGATCACCTCGGCGACCCGCCAGCGCTTCAGCTTGCTCAGCGGGCGCGTCTCGACGATGCGGACCACGTCGCCGACGTGGTACTCGTTGTTCTCGTCGTGTGCGTGGAACTTCTTGCTGCGGGTCATCTGCTTCCCGTACAGCGGGTGCGGGAAGCGGCGCTCCACGGTGACGACGACCGTCTTGTCCATCTTGTCGGAGACGACGGTGCCGACCCGCGACTTGCGGCGGCCGCGCTCTTCCTGGCCCTGGGTGTTCTCGTTCTCGCTCATCAGCGTGCGCCCTCGCCGGAATGTTGCCGCTCGTGCAGGATGGTGTTGATGCGCGCGATGTCGCGCCGGATGTCACGCACCAGCATGGGGTTCTCCAGCTGGGTCGTGGCGGCCCGGAAGCGGAGCCGGAACTGCTCCTCGCGGAGCTGCTCGGCGCGGGCCTCCAGGTCCTCGACGCTCATCCCGCGGAGGGTCTCGGCGTCGGTGCCGCGGCTGCGTGCGGACTTCATCCCTCACCTCCCTCGACCGCGGCGGCGACGGCGGGCTTCTCCCGCTCCACGATCTTGCACTTCACCGGGAGCTTGGCCGCGGCGAGCTCCAGGGCCCGGCGCGCCATCTCGCGGTTGGAGTGCTCCAGCTCGAACATGATCCGGCCGGGCTTGACGACGGCCACCCAGAACTCCGGGTTACCCTTCCCCTTGCCCATGCGGACCTCGAGCGGCTTCTTGGTCAGCGACTTGTCGGGGAAGATCCGGATCCAGACCTTGCCGCCACGCTTGATATGGCGGGTCATGGCGATACGGGCCGACTCGATGGTGCGGTTGGTGATCCAGCCCGGCTCCATCGCCTGCAGGCCGAAGTCGCCGAAGGCAACGAAGTTGCCGCGGGTCGCCTTCCCCCGCATGCGGCCCTTCATCTGCTTACGGTACTTTACTCGCTTAGGGGCAAGCATCTTCTAGTCCTCCTCAGGCGTCGCTGGAGTAGGTGCGGCCGCGGCGGTTCTCCACCACCTCGCCCTTGAACACCCATACCTTCACGCCGATGGTCCCGTACGTGGTGCGCGCGGTGGACTGCGCGTAGTCGATGTCCGCGCGAAGGGTCTGGAGCGGGATGCGCCCCTCCTTGTAGCTCTCGGAGCGCGCGATCTCCGCGCCGTTCAGGCGGCCGCCGACCTGGATCTTGATCCCCTCCGCCCCGGCGCGCATCGCGTTCTGCACGGAGCGCTTCATGGCGCGGCGGAAGGAGACCCGCTGGACGAGCTGGTGCGCGATGCTGTCGGCGACGAGCTGGGCGTCCACCTCGGGGCGCTTCACCTCCTCGACGTTGATCGCGACCTCGTTGGTCTTGGTCAGCCGGCCCAGCTCGTCACGCAGCTTGTCGACCTCGGAGCCGCCCTTGCCGATCACCACGCCCGGACGGGCGGTGTGGACGGTGACGATGACCTTTCCGGGCTTGCGCTCGATCTCGACCTCGGCGATCGACGCGTGCCCCAGGCGCTGGTTCAGGTACTTCCGGATCGTCTCGTCCTCGACGAGGAGCCGCGGGAAGTCGCGCTCCGCGTACCAGCGGGACTTCCAGGGAGCGACGATCCCGAGCCGGAACCCTCTCGGATGGGTCTTCTGTCCCACGGCTTACTCCTTCTCGTCGACGATGATGGTGAGGTGGCTGGACCGCTTCATGATCGGCGTCGCGCGGCCCATGGCGCGCGGAGAGAACCGCTTCATCGTCGGACCCTCGTTGACGAACGCCTCACGGACGACCATGTCGTCCACGTCGAGGAAGGTGCCCTGCGCGTCGGCCTTCTGCTGCGCGTTGGCGACGGCGGAGCGGAGCGCCTTCTCGATGGGAGTGGTGGCGGCCTTCTTGGAGAACTTCAGGATGGAGTACGCCTCGTTCACGCTCCGCCCGCGGATCAGGTCGACGACCAGCCGCATCTTGCGGGGCGACATCCCGACGTTCTTGGCCATTGCACGAGCTTGCATCTGTCTGTCTCCTTTTCGCTCGTGTGGGCTAACGCGCGCGCGCGCGCTTGTCGGCCAGCTTGCCGCCGTGCCCGCGGAACATGCGGGTGGGGGCGAACTCGCCGAGCTTGTGCCCGACCATGTTCTCCGTGAGGTACACGGGGATGAACTTGTTCCCGTTGTGCACCGCGAGCGTGTGGCCGATGAACTCGGGGGTGACGGTGGAGCTGCGCGACCAGGTCTTGACCACGCGCTTCTCGCCCCGCTCGTTCATCTGCCGGACCTTCTTGAGGAGGCTCTCCTCGATGAAGGGCCCCTTCTTGAGACTTCTCGGCATATGTTCTGCTCTCGCTCTTAGCTTCGCCCCCGGCCCCATGCCGGGAGCAAGGTCCACTTGGTGTCCAGTGGTGGACGCGACATGCCGCGAAGCCCGTTCGCGGCACAGCCAGTAAACCTAACAAACGATCAGCAATCCGTCCACCCCGCCGGAGCGGGACGGACGGATCGCTGCTCGCAGGCCTCCTGTGGCGCCCCTCGCGGGGCGACGCCCTACTTGGTCGCCCGGCCGCGCTTGCGGCCGCGGACGATGAACTTGTTGGAAGCCTTCTTGTTCTTCCGGGTCTTCACGCCCTCGGACTGGCCCCAGGGCGAGACCGGCGGACGGCCGCCCGACGTCTTCCCCTCGCCGCCGCCCAGCGGGTGGTCCACCGGGTTCATGGCGACGCCGCGGACCTTGGGGCGCTTGCCGCGCCAGCGGTTCGCGCCGGCCTTGCCGA
The sequence above is drawn from the Longimicrobiaceae bacterium genome and encodes:
- the rplE gene encoding 50S ribosomal protein L5 — translated: MANENGSRAKPRLQRYYEEQVRGRLQSEFGFKTPMQVPRLEKVVINVGMGEANKNPKLLDAVVAELGLITGQKAVVTRAKKAISNFSLRENQPVGASVTLRRERMYEFLDRLINVAMPRIRDFRGVSTRSFDGRGNYTMGVKEQLIFPEIEYDKVERIHGMDITIVTSTDRDDEAVALLREMGMPFRGASPVLVEA
- the rpsC gene encoding 30S ribosomal protein S3, translated to MGQKTHPRGFRLGIVAPWKSRWYAERDFPRLLVEDETIRKYLNQRLGHASIAEVEIERKPGKVIVTVHTARPGVVIGKGGSEVDKLRDELGRLTKTNEVAINVEEVKRPEVDAQLVADSIAHQLVQRVSFRRAMKRSVQNAMRAGAEGIKIQVGGRLNGAEIARSESYKEGRIPLQTLRADIDYAQSTARTTYGTIGVKVWVFKGEVVENRRGRTYSSDA
- the rpmC gene encoding 50S ribosomal protein L29 yields the protein MKSARSRGTDAETLRGMSVEDLEARAEQLREEQFRLRFRAATTQLENPMLVRDIRRDIARINTILHERQHSGEGAR
- the rpsQ gene encoding 30S ribosomal protein S17: MSENENTQGQEERGRRKSRVGTVVSDKMDKTVVVTVERRFPHPLYGKQMTRSKKFHAHDENNEYHVGDVVRIVETRPLSKLKRWRVAEVIERAR
- the rplV gene encoding 50S ribosomal protein L22 → MQARAMAKNVGMSPRKMRLVVDLIRGRSVNEAYSILKFSKKAATTPIEKALRSAVANAQQKADAQGTFLDVDDMVVREAFVNEGPTMKRFSPRAMGRATPIMKRSSHLTIIVDEKE
- the rpsS gene encoding 30S ribosomal protein S19; amino-acid sequence: MPRSLKKGPFIEESLLKKVRQMNERGEKRVVKTWSRSSTVTPEFIGHTLAVHNGNKFIPVYLTENMVGHKLGEFAPTRMFRGHGGKLADKRARAR
- a CDS encoding type Z 30S ribosomal protein S14, with translation MARKALIEKANRKPKFGVRAYNRCNRCGRPRAFLRKFGLCRICFREMALRGEIPGVRKASW
- the rpsH gene encoding 30S ribosomal protein S8: MVTDPIADMLTRIRNAHLARHRRVDIPVSKLKIELARLLKDNHYVHDFKLLDDGKRQVLRLYLKYYQDKPVIRELRRVSKPGLRKYVGVQEIPRVRNGLGMAVLSTSRGVMTDSEARAAKVGGELLAIVW
- the rplX gene encoding 50S ribosomal protein L24; amino-acid sequence: MKIRKGDRVKVISGNYKGHEGTVLRVEPDKNRVVVQGANLRKRHMRPSQTNPEGGIVQFEAPVHASNVMLVDPGTGEPTRVRAQVNGDGSKDRVGVRSGKVIPKA
- the rplN gene encoding 50S ribosomal protein L14; the encoded protein is MIQQESIVRIADNSGAKRALVIRVLGGSKRRYARIGDIVVVAVKDALPDGTVKKGDVAKAVVVRTTKEMRRKDGSYIRFDENAAVIINNEGEPRATRIFGPVGRELREKRFMKIVSLAPEVL
- the rplP gene encoding 50S ribosomal protein L16, with translation MLAPKRVKYRKQMKGRMRGKATRGNFVAFGDFGLQAMEPGWITNRTIESARIAMTRHIKRGGKVWIRIFPDKSLTKKPLEVRMGKGKGNPEFWVAVVKPGRIMFELEHSNREMARRALELAAAKLPVKCKIVEREKPAVAAAVEGGEG